ACCGCCAACCATGTGCTCTGCGAAACGCCCAATGGCAAACCGCCTTGTCCCCTGCAACAGTACGCTGTGGTTGCCCCAGATGGACAGATCTTTAAAGTCGATCCGCAAACTTTTCAGCGCCAAGAGGGGGTCGATCTCGCGATCTTTACGTTTACGAGCGATGCGGATTATGCCTTAGCCACCTTTGGAGATTACAACCCCAGAAAAGACGATGAAGTGTTTGTAGCCGGCTTTCCCAAAGTGAATCAATCCGCAGCCCGTTGGCAGTTCAACGGTGGCAAAGTATTCGATAAAACCGATGGATTTCTCAGCGTCAACAGCTATAGCGTCCGCCAAAATGACGCCGTCTTTGCCCTTCCCCAAGCCAGCTTTGGAGGGGGTTATGAATTGGTATATACCAGCATTACCTATGGGGGGATGAGTGGGGGGGTGGTTCTGGATCGTCAGGGTCAGGTGATTGGCATTCATGGCCTAGCAGAAGGGGAATCTGAAACCGAGAATCTAAAGATTCAGTTGGGGCTGAGTTTAGGTATTCCCACCAGTACAGTCTTAGGAACCCTGCCTAAGTTCAACCTCCCACCAGAACTCCTTCAGGTCAGTTCTATTGCACCGACACCCCTTTCGGCGGGCCAACAAACCCAGTGGCAAACCTCGGTTTTGCAGGTGGATGTGCCAACCAGCAACGCTAAAGCAGAAGTCTGGATTGAGCGGGGTAATCAGCTTTGGCGGCTGGAACAATATGCGGAAGCCCTAGCTGCGTTTGATCGGGCGATTCAATTGAATCCCTCTTTTGTCCATTTGGCTTGGTATGGCAAAGCCCTTGTGTATCGGTCTCAGGAAAACTTTCCTGCGGCTGAAATGGCTTTACGCAAAGTCCTTACCCTCAAGCCGAACTATAAGCCCGGATGGAAAGTACTGAGCGCGGTCTATCGGCTCCAGAAAAAACCAGAACAGGCTTTAACTGCCGTCAATTCAGGTTTAAAAATTGCGCCAACGGATGCTCAGTTGCTGAATGAGAAATATGTTGTTCTATCGGTACTTTATCGGTATCCAGAAGCTCTAACGGCCATTGATGCTGCGATCGCCCAGGCTCCTCGGGCAGCCTTTTATATCAATCGCGGCTGGGTGCTGATCAAGATGGACCGATACGAAGAGACGTTGACTGCCCTTAACCAAGCCATCGAGATCGATCCCAATATGGCCATTGCCTATACGAACCGAGGCGTGACGTACTCTTTTCTGAAACGTCCGAAGGAAGCGATTGCAGATCTTAAAAAGGCCATCGCCCTGGACTCGCAATATATCTCTGCCTATGGCGGCTTAGGGATGCTTTATCACTCCCAAGGCCGTTATCAGGAAGCCTTGGCTCAATTTAACCAAGGGATTGCCATTGATCCCAAAAATCCCATCAATTATTCGGGCCAAGGATTTGTCTATTTTGCCCAAAAACAATATCAAGCTGCGATCGCAGCCCATACCCAAGCCATTGAGCTAGAGCCTGACAGTGCCAATGACTACTTCAGTCGGGCCAATGTTTATATCACAACTCAGCAATACCAACCTGCGATCGCAGACTTAACCAAGGCCATCCAGCTGGCCCCACCTGATCCAATTTATTTCAACAACCGGGGCGATGCCTATGCCGCCTTGAACCAGCCAGAAGCAGCCCTCGCCGACTATTCCCAAGCCATTGCAGTGGACAAAAACAATACTCGGGCTTATATCGGTCTGGGGACGGTGTATCAAAGGACTCGCCAGTATCAACGTGCGATCGCGCAGTTTGACCAAGCCATTGAAGTCGCTGATTTCCCCCAACAATTAGAGACAGATAAAAAGTATAAGGGGTTGGCCTACTCCGCTCGTGGCTTTCTTTACAGCGACCTTGGCAAGCTGGAACAGGCCATTGCCGATTTTTCCCAAGCCATCGAACTGTCCCCTAAAGTTACCTATCTCTATCGCGCCCGCGCCCTGAATTACACAGCCTTAAACCGCTATCAAGAGGCCATCGCAGACTATACCCAAGCCATAGAAATTGCCCCCAAGGATTTATCCACCTATATCCAAAGGGGCAAGGTTTACCGCACATTAGGCCAGGAAGCTGAAGCCAATGCAGATTTTCAAAAGGTTCTGCAAACTGAACCGTCGGACAGTCAGGGGTATGAGGCCCGAGCCGATGTTTATAAATCATTAAAACGGTATCCAGAAGCCCTGGCTGACTATACCCAGGCCATTAAGTTAGCCCCCCAGACCCCCCTTCAACGAAGTTTGTTACATAGTAGCCGCGCCCAGATGTATGGCAATTTGCAGCAATATGAACAGGCCAATTCAGATTATTCTAAAGCCCTTGCCCTCCTTCCCAATCCCACCGTTCCCTTTGCGGCAGACTTATACATTGCTCGGGGCAATAACTCTTTAAATTGGCAACGCCAAGAGGATGCTTTGGCTGATTTCAATCAAGCCATTAACATTAATCCCAAAAATGTGATGGCCTATGTCGGTAGAGGTCGCCTGTCCTTGGGAACCCAGAAATATCAGGACGCCTTGGCTGACTTCAATACCGTGATTAAACTCAATCCAAAGCTAGGGTTTGTCTATGACTTTCGTAGTAGAACTTATCAGGCGTTAAACCGTATTGAAGATGCGATCACAGATGCAGATCAATGGATTGAACTCCAGGCCAATGCAGCCAGCTATACCCGTCGAGGCATTTTACATGTCTTAGGGGCCAATCCGTCCCTCGCTTTGAATGACTTTCAGCAGGCTATCACCCTCAATCCCAAAGCGATTATCCCGACCATCAACTTGGGGCTTATTTACTATGAGCAAGGGAATCGAAAGCAAGCGATTGCCCAATTCCGGCAAGCGATTGAACTTGATAGCTCTCTGGCAGAACCTCAGCTTGCTCTAGCTACTGCGCTCTACCCCAGAGATCAACAACAAGCGATTGCCCTAGCCCAATCGGCCCTCAAGCAAGATCCCAAATTCCGAGAAGTCGAATTTCTCAAGAAAAACCTTTGGGGCGATCAGTTAATCACTGAGGCCCAAAAGCTTTTGGCCGATTCGGCTTTACCAGCTCCTTAACTATTTTTTTCTCCAACTTAATGACGGAGCCCATCCCCTTTCTCTGATGAATGAAAAAGCCGTTAGCGTTAGGCAATCTCAGCTGATCCAAAAGCAGTCTATCCCCTCAAATATTTGGGGCTGTGATGGTTTCCAACGGGTAAATCAGACGATCTAAGAGTGATGGGTTGTGCATATTCACCCTAGATCTACACGATAGGGCATAAGACGTTCTACTGATTCCTACTACTATCTTGGCGAGTGATTATTAGCTTATGTTGCGATATTCTCTGTCCCTACTTCCGCTATTGCTGACATCCATGGTGATCAAACCTGCAATCAGCATGCCTGTCACCCCAAATGCCCCACTAGCCCCCCTAGCTCAAGCGAATCCCGGACAAGAGCAGGCCACTTACGCCCAAAAAATTAGCGTTCGAGTCAGCAGCAATACGAACCAAGGCAGCGGGACTCTCCTCAGCAAGCAAGGCAACACCTATCTAGTCCTCACCAATGCCCATGTGATTCGAGGTGCCCAAACCCTCAACGTCCAAACTCACGACGGCCAAACCCATACCGCTCAGGTTGTACCTAACTCTTTTCCCAACAACTATGACCTGGCCCTAGTCCAATTCCAAAGTTCCCAACCCTATACCCTCGCTGAGATTGGCACCTTTCAACCCAAAGTCGGCCAGCAACTATTTACGGGGGGGTACGCGGCTGAATCCGGGACCTTCTCTAGCAACAGTGGCCAAGTCCAGAAAATTCTACCCCAACCCCTCCAAGCAGGCTATCAAATTGGCTTTGATGGCAATGTTCCCCAAGGCGTCAGTGGCGGCCCCCTATTCGAAGCCACAAGTGGACAATTGATCGGTGTTCAAGGTCGCAGTGCGAATCCCCTGATTGATAACTATACCCAAGCCGATGGCACCCCCATCAGCCCTGAAGATAGGAAAAAACTGCGCCAGCATAATTGGGCCATTCCGATCCAAACGGTCTTAGCCCAAATTGAAACAAAGCTATTAATTGCCTACGAGCTGCCTACTCCTCAACAAGATACAAAGCTTGTTCAGCCCAACTGGACGGGCTGGCTAGCTGAACTAGAACAGCAAGCCCAACAATTCACGGTTCGTATCAACAACATGACAGAGAACACCAATGGGTCTGGGGTCATTATTGCCAAACAAGGCAACACCTATACCGTCCTGACCGCAGAGCATGTCCTCCACCAAAAACCAGGCACCCAGCCTAACTTCACTCTCACCACTGCCGATGGCCAAGACCATGCCCTGACCCCCAATCGCATCCGCCGACAGCCAGGGGTTGATTTAGCGGTTATTGAATTTGAGAGCAAAGCCAACTATGCCGTTGCAACTCTGGCAAACTATCGCCAAAGTAAGAATGATGTTGTTTTTGTTGCTGGGTTTCCCAAAATAGGGCAGACCGCCCCTCAATGGCTAATGAGTAGTGGCGGTATTTTTGAGCAAGAACAAGGTCGGTTCAATACCACCAACATCCAAATTACGGGCCGCACTCAAGCGGAAGCCAGTTCTAGTCTTGCCGTTACCCAAGGCAGCTTTGCTCAGGGCTATGACCTGCTGTACACCAGCATTACCTATGGGGGAATGAGTGGGGGGCCTGTTCTAAATTATCAAGGTCACGTTATTGGGATTCATGGCCAAGCAGAGGCGGAAGAATCTTCGTCTGGAGAGAGCGTGATTCAATTAGGGAATAGTTTGGGAATTCCTATCAATACATTTTTGGGATTAGCCTCACGACTGCAAGTTCCTCTCCAGAAGCAAGCAACGACACCACCCCCAACTTTAGATCAACAACGAAATTCAGAACGGCGACAGGCGTTATTGAATATAGCAATACCCACAGAAAACGCCGCTCCTGAGATTTGGATTCAGCGGGGAAACCAATTACGTCGATTGGGTCGTGATTCCGAAGCAATCGCAGCTTTTGAACGAGCGATTCAGTTAAATCGAGACTATGTGCATCTGGCCTATTTTGGCAAAGCCCAGGCATTAAGCAATCAAGACAAGCTGCAACTAGCCATCACGGCCCTCAAAGAGGTGATCCGCAGGCAGCCGAGCTACACGCCAGCTTGGGAATATCTAGCCAGTTTCCACCGCAAACAACAACAATATGAGCAGGCGCTAGAAGCGATTAATCAAGCGATTGAGCAACAGCCTCAAAATGCCAATTTGTATAGCGAAAAACATAGCATTTTGAGTGAGCTGGGGCGTAAAAATGAGGCATTAGCAGCAATTAACCAAGCCTTGAAATTGTCAGAACGAGCAGCGTTCTACCTTAACCGAGGCTTTACCTACTTTGGCTTAAAGCAATACCCCAATGCGATCGCAGACTCTGACAAAGCTATTGCCCTCAATCCTGAGTATGCGGAAGCCTACAGCAACCGGGGCAATGTCTACAGAGTCTTAGCGCAATACCCCCAAGCGATCGCAGACTTTGACAAAGCGATTAACCTCAATCCTGAGCTACCAGAAGCCTACTTTAACCGGGGCTTGACCTACTATGACTTAGCGCAATACCCCAATGCGATCGCAGATTATGACAAAGCCATTAACCTCAATCCTGAGTATGCGGAAGCCTACAACAATCGGGGCGCTACCTACACTAACTTAAAGCAATACCCCCAAGCGATCGCAGACTTTGACAAAGCCATTGCCCTCAATCCTGAGTATGCACTCGCCTACAACAACCGAGGCATTGCCAACGATGCCTTAGCGCAATACCCCCAAGCGATCACAGACTTTGACAAAGCCATTGCCCTCAATCCTGAGTATGCGGAAGCCTACAGCAACCGGGGCAATGTCTACAGAGTCTTAGCGCAATACCCCCAAGCGATCGCAGATTATGACAAAGCCATTGCCCTCAATCCTGAGTTTGTACTAGCCTACAATGGCCGGGGCTTAGCCTACCACGCTTTACAGCAATACCCCCAAGCGATCGCAGATTATGACAAAGCCATTGCCCTCAATCCTGAGCATGCACTCGCCTACATGCATAAAGGCACTACCTACAGAAACTTAAATCAATACTCCCAAGCAATCGTAGAGTACGACAAAGCCATTAACCTTAATCCTGAGTTTGTACTAGCCTACCAAGGTAGGGGCATTACTTACTTTGCCTTAAAGCAATTCCCCCAAGCGATCACAAATTTTGATGAAGCCATTAACCTCAATCCTGAGGATGCGATGGCCTACAATTTTCGGGGCATTGCCTACAAATTCTTAAAGCAATTCCCCCAAGCGATCGCAGATTATGACAAAGCCATTGCTCTCAATCCTGAGTATGCGGAAGCTTATCGAGATCGGGGGCTTGCCCATGCTCAGACAGGAAACATTACTCAAGCCAAACAGGATCTACAGAAAGCTGCCAAGCTTTTTCAACAACAAAATAGGCCAGAAGATTCTCAAAAAGTGATGCAACTTCTACAGCAGCTTTGAGATCCATCCAAAGGATCACACTTCCCTGAGAACTGCCCCATTTGTCCTGAATTTTATCGGCAAGCCTGGTTCCCATCATGAATAGCCCTAGATACTGCATCACTAAAGATAACGAACTTAACAACACCGGACAATATAGTTGAACACGGCTCTACTTCCTATCCTCCACAGCCTTAACGCCACTGCTGGCCCCCTTGTGTCTTAATTGATTAGAGCAACAGACCGCTCGACCCACACAGGATCTGTGACAGAGTTGAACCTCAACAGTTCTAGAGATCTCACTGTCTAGATTCATTAGCCTAGATATAGGCTCAAAGTCCCCCAGAATGGGGGATTTAGGGGGCGAGTGCAAAAGCTGATGTTGCCAAAAGAGATGGCAGAAATCTCGGTATTAACCAATTTTCATTCCTAAGATGCCGAAGATTAAATCTACTTAGTAAAATTTACGCTTGCATACGGGGCGTTCACTACAACGATAGATGATTCAACACATTCACTAAATTAGCTATGACTACCCATAAGCTGACATCTAAGTTGATCTCATTCAGTACCCTACTCCTAACAATTGCAACACCCACTCTTTCTCTCCATCCTGCCCTGGCACAAACTGCAAGAGCCCAATCTACCCAATCCATCGCAACACAGATCTACCAGCAAGCCAGTCCCGCCGTCATCACCATCAAAAACGGTTCAGGACATGGGAGTGGCTTTATTGTTAGCTCCGATGGTTGGATTATCACCAATGCTCATGTCGTTGCCAATGGTCCCCGGATCGTTACCGTCAAATTCAATGATGGTCGTCAAGTGTCCGCCGATGTCATTGGTTTTGCCCACAATGGCGTTGATCTAGCAGCCCTCAAAATATATGAATCTGCTAATTTACCCTCCCTTCCTGTCGCCCCTGTAGATTCGCCTCAAATAGGCGACGATATTTTTGTGATTGGCACCCCCCTGACCGAGGATTACCAAAATACCTTATCGAAGGGAATGATCAGTCGCGTAGACCCTCAGAAGGGAACGATTCAACATAATGCCAATACTAATCCAGGGAATTCAGGTGGACCTGTCCTCAACCGCCAGGGACAAGTTGTCGGTGTCCATTTCAGTGGAGATGTCCGGGGCCTTGTTTATAGTCGCACTGGTCGCCCCATTGGAGTGACTAAAAGTGGCATTGGCACTGGTCTGTTAGCAGGATCTAGCTATAATGCTTCCGACGCAACCTAATGTAGATCAATGGAATGCCCATATTGTCTAAGCGAGAAGATCCTAAAGCGCGGCTTTGATAGCCTGCAAGATGGGACATTAGTCCAGCGATATCAGTGTAAGGATTGCAATCGGCGTTTCAACGAACGCACGGGTACCCCAATGGCTCGCTTACGCACCGCTAGTTCAGTAGTGAGCTATGCCATCAAAGCTCGCACCGAAGGGATGGGTATTCGTGCTGCAGGTCGAACTTTCGGTAAATCTCATACCACCATTATGCGTTGGGAAAAACGCCTAGCAGACCAAGCACAGAACTGGTCACCTCCCGCACCAGCAGCCTCTGATGTGACGGTAGAAGGGGATGAAGTTTACACGCGTGTAGGCAAAAATCTTCCCCCCCAGCCAATCCCAGGGCTGGACCATCCATTTCCTTGAACGCGAAAGCCGCTATTGGTTGACAGCACAAGCTGGCCTCAAGGATGCACAACTTTTTGCAAATGGCGTTTACTCAGCTTGGGAGTGGGTCAAAGCCTGTGATGGGATTCGATGGTTTACCGATGGTGAGAGGCGTTATGGACAAGAACTTTGGAAGCTCGCCAATGTCTATCTCAATGGTGAGGAGTGTCATCCTGACTATGGGCATCGCAAGGTTTGGCGAGAGGGGTTAGAAGTCGCGATGAAAGTTAAAGGGTCTCAGGGGAATCGGCGAGTAGAGTGGGTGAAAGCAGAGCATCCCTTTACCGCTATCAGTCTAGGGTCTGAGGTCCATGCCAATCATAATGAGGCTCACAATGCTGCCTTGAGGAGACGATGTAGTGCTTATCGAAGACGGCAGAATCTCTACGCTAAGAAGCGGTCGGGGTTACAGCGAGTGCTAGATGTACAACGCCTGATTCATAACTGGGTTAGACCCCATTGGGGGCTCAGTAAGCAGACCACACCAGCAATGGAGATGGGATTTTGTTCTCGTCCGTTGAGCACACTAGAACTCCTCACCAATAAAGGGTTTAGGTATGTGCCCTGTTAGTAGACCAGTGCCGTGGCATTAACTTTGCCATCTCGGGTGACCGATTACACACCTTTCTAAAGGCAATGAGATCTGGAAAAACCTCTCGTGTTTCGACCTTACCCAAACCAAGCTCGGAGAAAAAGATCCCACAACTCGTAAGTCGGGAATTGGATGCCAGCCTGGAAAAAACAGATATCCAAATAACCCCTCAAACGTTTATGGACTTGTACCAATTCCAGGGTAAAGCCAAACAATCTGTATCACTAACCCTAAAAAGTGATGAATTTAATCCGGTTCTCCAGTTGTTCTTTGTGGATCAATCTGGTCCCAAACCAAAATATATTTCAGTAGCCAAAAATGATGACCGTGGACCAGCTGATTTCACTGCTCAATTGAATCTTTCACTCCTCCAAAATGGCCTCTATTACATTGGGGTAACGACATCTGATCGAGGCGAGCAAGGTCGATATCAAATTCAAGCCAAAGGCATCTAATTGTGCAGGGACCGACCACTATTTCTAGACGACCCTGCCCCCAACTCGCTACAGTGGACAAGCCCGATCAAGTCTCTAAGCGCGGGGACCCATCCCAGTGAAGCCCTCCAACACTTATACACCTGCGGAACCCCTTTCCCAACTGCCCGGTCTGAGTGCTGACCATCTCAGCCAACTTCAGCAATGTGGAATTACAACCATTCACAAACTCCACACTCAAACCCAATCGCCCCAGCAACGGCAAAAATTAGCAGTGCAACTGAAACTGCATCAAAAATACATCAATAAATGGGCTGCTCTTGCAGAACTGTCTTTGATTCCTGGCGTGGGGACGAAGAACTGTGGCTTGCTCCTACATGCAGGAGTGGGTTCGACAGGGCAACTTGCCCAGATGCCATCTGAGCGCCTGCATCGACAACTGCTCCGATTACATGTGGCGATGCTCGGACAAAACTCCCTTTGCCCAACTGTCGCGGAAGTGACCCAGTGGGTTATTCAAGCTCGTCGCCTTGCCCATCGTTAGCGATTCAAGCTAAATCACGAATATGGTTCAATATGCGATCGATTTCGTCAGGGGTGTTGTAAATACCAGGTGTCAAGCGAGCATAGGACACGTCATAAGGGGTAGTGCTGGCAATAATATTTTTAGCCTTTAGCTTAGCAACCACCGCCTTGGGTGAGAGTCCTTCCACATCAAAACAAACAATTGCGGCAGATAAATCATCGTCGATGGGCGTATACAGCTTGATATGCTGCATTTTTGACAACCCCTTTTTCAGTTGCCGACTGAGGGAATACAGGCGCTTGGTGACACGCTCTTTGCCCATCTGTTGGTGAAAGGCAAAGGCCTGAGCCATGGCCCATTGGTGCTCAAAGGTTTTAAATCCTCCAGGGGTCATCCAAGCCCCCCAGCCTGCCCCGCCCGAAAATGTTGGAATTGTCGGTGTAACCGCATCTTGGGTTTCAGGCTTGCCCCATATAAAACCAGAACCTCTTGGGGCGAACATCCATTTATGGGTGCCCGCAACAAAGAAATCACACCCTAGGGCGGGCAATGCATCATCTTCAACCCCTAAACCGTGAACACCATCGACAAAAAATAGGACCCGATCCTCCTCTGAGCGATTTTGGTTGAGTTGCTTTAACTGGTCTGCAATTTTAGCAATGGGAACTTTGAGGCCCGTGCTGGAATGAACCCAGGTTGCCGTAACCAGACGCGTTTTGGGGCCAATCCCGTTGATCAAGGTCTCAACCATTTCGTCTTGGCTAACGGTTTGGATATCTCGATACAGGGGAATTTCTTTGATCGTTGCTCCAGTTCTGGAAGCTTTATATTTCAAAGATGTATGGGTGGAGTAGTAATCAAAGGTGGTGGTCAGCATTTCCTGATCAGGACGAATGCTCAGCCCATTGATTACCAACGCAGTCCCCATTGTTGTACTGTCCGTAAGGGCAATGTCCTTGGCTTGAACCCCCAAATAGTCCGCCGCATTGGCTCGCACCGCTGCTACTAAATCGGGTCGATGGTCATAGAGATAATGGGTCGGGTTTTGATCGAGACCATCCCGATGCTCATCGATGGCGGATTGAACGGGAGTGGGATGGGAGGCTAGTAGCAAACCTGCCATATGAATATATTTAGGGTCCAAATTGAAGTGAGTGCGGACTGCCCGCCAATTCTTGAAGTTTTGGTGTTTAGTTCGATGGTTGGCTGATTGGCTGGTTGCGATTTGAGGGTTTACCAAAGTACCCACAGCCGTTCCCAAACCTGCGGTTATTAGAAAGTTTCTCCGAGACCAAGCCATGACGGTTTTTCCCTAGGGGTTTGAAACTGATCCTACAGTCTAGAAATCAGATCTTGGATGTGGTTTTCTAATTGTTTAAGGGCCTCGTCTGGATTCTCACGATCGACATCATGGACGCACCAATAGTGAATTTTATTTTCCCAGTCTGGAAATCGTGCGTGTATCAGGGGACGATGCTCTGTTTCGTCAACGGCTATCACCTGATGGGATGCATTGAGATCGTTTAAGGTCAGCGGCAAGGGAAAGCGAAGCGGATCCGAGAGCTGGATATTTCGACTCAGTAACCCTTGGCGAGCATATTTAGAGATGGGGCCAGCATTGTTTTGCCCCCGCTCCAAAGCAAGCCCCCGAGAATCTGCTCGCCAGCCGAGGTCCTTTTGGGCTGCTAAATGGTTGAAATAATGCTCTGAGAATCGACTTCGGTAGTAATTCCCAGTGCAGAGAAACAAGACCGTTTGCACTTAAATCGCTCAATATCTACCCCCATAACTTATCTGAAATCCGGATAAATGCTTATATTGCTTGAAGGATGGCCTTGAACGAGTGAAGCCATTACCAACCAGGCATGGGGAGAGTTAGAAGAGGTTACAGCCCATTGTTGCCGAATGCTAATGCAACACCAAAAATTCAATCAATTCTAGCGAAATTTTCAGTAGTTTTTAATCTTGCCGATTTAACTTGAGTCTGATGTTATCTCCATCCCAATCGTTCTCAAGGTAACTGAGGATCTTGAAAGCCTGTTCCTGGATGAGAAGGAAGTCTTTGATATCTACAGAGGTCTTTGATGTGAAACGTTTACTAGATCAAGTGGCCTTGGTAACAGGAGCCAGTTCTGGCATAGGATCTGGGGTCGCTCTCTGTTTGGCGCAAGAGGGGGCAAAAGTCATTGTTAACTATGCCAGCAGCCAGAAAGGGGCTGATGCGGTCGTTGCTGAAATTAAAGAACAAGGCGGAGACGCGATCTCAATTCAAGCCGATATCAGCCAAGAAGACCAAGTCCTCAATCTTTTTGCTAAAACCTATGAAGCCTATGGAACAATCGATATCCTCATTAACAATGCTGGTCTCCAAAAAGATCAGCCCTTTACCGAGATGACCTTAGAAGCTTGGAACAAGGTTATAGATGTCAATTTAACAGGGCAATTTCTCTGCGCCCGAGAAGCTGCAAAGGAATTCATCAAGCGGGGTGTTGTCCCAGGACGCTCTTGTTCAGCGGGAAAAATCATCTGTATGAGTTCAGTTCATGAGGTGATTCCTTGGGCAGGACATTGTAACTATGCGGCTTCCAAAGGGGGGGTAATGCTGCTGATGAAGAGCATGGCTCAGGAGCTAGCACCGCATAAAATTCGGGTCAATAGTATTGGGCCAGGGGCGATCAAAACACCTATCAATAAAGAGGCTTGGGATACACCAGCGGCAGAAGAAAGTTTACTCAGCCTAATCCCCTACAACCGGGTAGGTGAATCGAACGATATTGGGAAAGCGGCGGTGTGGCTGGCTTCCGATGAGTCAGAGTATGTCCATGGTGTGACCCTATTCGTGGATGGCGGCATGACCCTTTACCCCGGATTTGCAACAGGTGGTTAGACGCTCCATTTTACTCAACAGTGGGAATCTACTTATGGTTGTCCAGTTTGCCCAAGCGATTGGGGATAGCAGACATCAATCAGGCTGTTCAATATGTCCAGGAGGGGAAAGCTCGATAACGAGCTGTACTTGCTGCCTAACCTCCAAGTTCACTTTTTTGACTTTTTAGAGATGCCCCTATGACCACTCCCGAAGAACAACGACTCATAGAAAATCATGATAACCGCACACCAGGGAAAGACCATCGCCAGGCTCATTGGAAACGTTGGGGACCTTACCTTAGCGAACGTCAATGGGGCACGGTACGTGAGGACTATAGTGCCTATGGCGAAGCCTGGGATTATTTTTCTCATAATCAGGCCCGGTCAAGAGCCTATCGATGGGGTGAAGATGGCCTGTTAGGCATCTCTGATGACCATCAGCGTTTGTGTTTTGCCCTATCCCTATGGAATGGGGAAGACCCCATTTTGAAGGAGCGTTTGTATGGCTTGACGGGCAGTCAGGGCAATCATGGCGAAGATGTTAAAGAGTACTACTTTTACCTAGATAGCACTCCGACTCATTCCTATATGAAAGGGCTATATAAATATCCCCAGGCGGCATTTCCTTACGAGTGGCTGGAGTCAGAGAATCGTCGCCGGGGGCGTGGTGACCCAGAATTTGAACTGCTGGATACGGGAGTATTTGAGGGCGATCGCTACTTTGATGTTGGGGTGGAGTATGCGAAAGCATCACCTGAGGACATTCTGATCCGGATCAGCGTTACCAATCACGGCCCTGAGACGAAAACGTTGCATCTACTGCCAACTCTCTGGTTTCGTAATACCTGGGCTTGGGACAAAGGAGCTTCAGCACCTTCCTTAAAGGCAATTACCCCGTATACGGCTCAGGTCTCTCATCCTGAATTAGGAGAACGGTGGTGGACCTGTCTAGGGGCAACGGAACTGCTATTCACCCAAAACGAAACGAATTTTGAGCGGCTGTTTCAAGTTGATAATTCGCAACCCTATGTCAAAGACGGGATTCATAACTACATTGTCCAGGGTCATAAACAAGCT
The genomic region above belongs to Acaryochloris sp. CCMEE 5410 and contains:
- a CDS encoding S1C family serine protease, giving the protein MTTHKLTSKLISFSTLLLTIATPTLSLHPALAQTARAQSTQSIATQIYQQASPAVITIKNGSGHGSGFIVSSDGWIITNAHVVANGPRIVTVKFNDGRQVSADVIGFAHNGVDLAALKIYESANLPSLPVAPVDSPQIGDDIFVIGTPLTEDYQNTLSKGMISRVDPQKGTIQHNANTNPGNSGGPVLNRQGQVVGVHFSGDVRGLVYSRTGRPIGVTKSGIGTGLLAGSSYNASDAT
- a CDS encoding IS1 family transposase (programmed frameshift), producing MECPYCLSEKILKRGFDSLQDGTLVQRYQCKDCNRRFNERTGTPMARLRTASSVVSYAIKARTEGMGIRAAGRTFGKSHTTIMRWEKRLADQAQNWSPPAPAASDVTVEGDEVYTRVGKNLPPSQSQGWTIHFLERESRYWLTAQAGLKDAQLFANGVYSAWEWVKACDGIRWFTDGERRYGQELWKLANVYLNGEECHPDYGHRKVWREGLEVAMKVKGSQGNRRVEWVKAEHPFTAISLGSEVHANHNEAHNAALRRRCSAYRRRQNLYAKKRSGLQRVLDVQRLIHNWVRPHWGLSKQTTPAMEMGFCSRPLSTLELLTNKGFRYVPC
- a CDS encoding pre-peptidase C-terminal domain-containing protein produces the protein MRSGKTSRVSTLPKPSSEKKIPQLVSRELDASLEKTDIQITPQTFMDLYQFQGKAKQSVSLTLKSDEFNPVLQLFFVDQSGPKPKYISVAKNDDRGPADFTAQLNLSLLQNGLYYIGVTTSDRGEQGRYQIQAKGI
- a CDS encoding DUF4332 domain-containing protein; this encodes MKPSNTYTPAEPLSQLPGLSADHLSQLQQCGITTIHKLHTQTQSPQQRQKLAVQLKLHQKYINKWAALAELSLIPGVGTKNCGLLLHAGVGSTGQLAQMPSERLHRQLLRLHVAMLGQNSLCPTVAEVTQWVIQARRLAHR
- a CDS encoding aminotransferase class V-fold PLP-dependent enzyme produces the protein MAWSRRNFLITAGLGTAVGTLVNPQIATSQSANHRTKHQNFKNWRAVRTHFNLDPKYIHMAGLLLASHPTPVQSAIDEHRDGLDQNPTHYLYDHRPDLVAAVRANAADYLGVQAKDIALTDSTTMGTALVINGLSIRPDQEMLTTTFDYYSTHTSLKYKASRTGATIKEIPLYRDIQTVSQDEMVETLINGIGPKTRLVTATWVHSSTGLKVPIAKIADQLKQLNQNRSEEDRVLFFVDGVHGLGVEDDALPALGCDFFVAGTHKWMFAPRGSGFIWGKPETQDAVTPTIPTFSGGAGWGAWMTPGGFKTFEHQWAMAQAFAFHQQMGKERVTKRLYSLSRQLKKGLSKMQHIKLYTPIDDDLSAAIVCFDVEGLSPKAVVAKLKAKNIIASTTPYDVSYARLTPGIYNTPDEIDRILNHIRDLA
- a CDS encoding low molecular weight phosphatase family protein, which encodes MQTVLFLCTGNYYRSRFSEHYFNHLAAQKDLGWRADSRGLALERGQNNAGPISKYARQGLLSRNIQLSDPLRFPLPLTLNDLNASHQVIAVDETEHRPLIHARFPDWENKIHYWCVHDVDRENPDEALKQLENHIQDLISRL
- a CDS encoding SDR family oxidoreductase, whose amino-acid sequence is MRRKSLISTEVFDVKRLLDQVALVTGASSGIGSGVALCLAQEGAKVIVNYASSQKGADAVVAEIKEQGGDAISIQADISQEDQVLNLFAKTYEAYGTIDILINNAGLQKDQPFTEMTLEAWNKVIDVNLTGQFLCAREAAKEFIKRGVVPGRSCSAGKIICMSSVHEVIPWAGHCNYAASKGGVMLLMKSMAQELAPHKIRVNSIGPGAIKTPINKEAWDTPAAEESLLSLIPYNRVGESNDIGKAAVWLASDESEYVHGVTLFVDGGMTLYPGFATGG